In Bradyrhizobium sp. 170, the DNA window CGGCCGCGATCACCAGTCGGCGCGGTCCCCTGTGGATCGCGCCGACGCCGGGCTCGTAACTCCGGTCGGGCTACGCCCTCCCTGCGTCACGAGCCCGGCGAAGCTCTCTCATCCTGATTGACGCTCCCTTGTCACCCTGATTGTCGCGCGGCAGTCTCGAGCTGCGAGAGATAGCGGGCGATGCTCTCGTCTATCCGCTCAAGGCGCCGCTTCATCTTCGCCTCAGTGAAGTTGTCCAGCGCATTGACGGCCTTGAACTTCGATCCATCGATGGCGACGCTCGCTGCAACAAGCAGATCAAGCTTGCGGCACAGCGCGACGAACTCGCGGCAGACCTCACGAATGGCCTTGCCATTGTCCTTGCGGAAATCTGCGATGGTCTTGAAGTCTGGCACCAACTGCCCCGTCAGCCAGATCATCTCGATATTGCGCTGGCATTCCCGCTCCAGGCGTCGGCTCGACGGCACGCGATTGAGGTAGCCGTAGATGTAGAGCTTGAGCATCATGCCGGGGTGATAGCCGGGTCGCCCCTTGTCGAGTGGCTGGACACCGACAAATCCGAGCTTGTCGAGATCGAGACCGTCGACAAACACGTCGACCGCCCGCACCGGGTTATCCTCGGTCACATAGTCGTCGAGCGATGCCGGAAACAGTGTGCTCTGCCCGCGATCCAATCCTTCAACAAAGCGCTTCATCGGATGCCCCGCAAAATCGCCGAGAATCTTACCGCGCGAATCACAGGAAACAGAGCCTTTTCACACAGCCTGGGCCAGAACCAGGTTAGCTACTGAGCGCGCAGTGATGCGCTACAGACGCGTACACGATGTGGAGATGAGTTGCAGTTCTTAGTCCGTACGCTTTCTCATGGGCATGGTTGGGTCACTTCGCTCCCTTAGAATGGTGCCGCGCTTATTGCAAACCCTGCAGATGAATCGCTCCTCGCAAGGCGGACGTGTGTCCGGCCATTAGTCGAACCGGATCGTGTCCCTAAGCGTGGTGTAACTGGCGGTGGGACACCGCGTTCGCCGGCAAGAGCCGGACTGGTCAGCTGGCGATAGCCGGGAGGCTGACGATTGGATCATCGCTCAACGGAGCGATAGTTTCCAGTGTCATGTAGCGGGCGCGCTGGACGGCCCATTCGTCGTTCTGCTCGAGCAGGATCGCGCCGATGAGGCGGACGATGGCGTCCTCATTGGGGAAGATGCCGATCACCTCGGTGCGCCGCTTGATCTCACCGTTGAGCCGCTCGATCGGATTGGTAACCGGTATGAGATTTCTCGGTGCTAACGTTCCGCTGCGGTGTTCTACATCGTGGCGTATGGTGCGACCATCGGGACAGAGGCACCGGGAGCACGAAGTGCGGGCAGGCCGATACACACGATGAGCCGAGAGCTCGTGTTAGTAGCTGGCCGCCTCTGCGACTCGCCCGGTTGCGCCGTGAGCGCGAATCCGTAGTTGTCGTGTCGCCCGCCGCTCCCGCTATAACCAACAGAAGGGAGGACGCGCAGATGCGACGCGTGATTGGTATTGATGTTCACCGAACCTTCGGCGAGGTGGTAATCTGGGAAGACGGCATCCTTCGACATGCCGGTCGGGTCGACATGACCCGGACCGCGCTTGAAGGAATGGGCAAGAGTCTGCGGTCGACCGATGACGTGGTGATCGAGGCGACCGGAAATAGCATGGCGGTGTCGCGGGTGCTGGCGCCATTCGTGGCGCGGGTGATTATCGCCAATCCGTTGCAGGTGAAGGCGATCGCTCAGGCGCACGTCAAGACTGACAAGATCGACGCCGGTACACTCGCCAGCCTGCAGGCAGCGGGCTACCTGCCGCAGATCTGGACGCCTGATGCGGCGACCGAACGCAAGCGCAGGCTGGTGGCGCGGCGCTACCAGGTCGTGCGGCATCGCACGCGGCTCAAGAATGAAGTGCATTCGATCCTGCATGCGCACCTGATCCCAAAGTGCCCGCACGCCTATCTTTTCAACGCCCGCGGCCGGGCGTGGCTGGCCGCTCAACAGTTGCCGGACGATGAGCGCGCAGCGATCGATCGGCACGTTCGTGAGCTTGACCGGCTGGCCGAAGACTTGGCCCTGCTCGACCGCGAGATCGCACAGGACGCCATCGACGATCCCCCGGTCAACAGATTGATGACGATCACCGGCGTGAATCTGGCAGTCGCCGCCGGGATCGTGGCGGCGATCGGCGACATCAGCCGGTTCAGCAGCCCGCAGAAGCTGGTGAGCTATTTCGGGCTGAACCCGCGGGTGCGGCAGTCGGGACTGGGAGTCGCCCATCACGGTCGCATCAGCAAGATCGGCCGTTCTCACGCGCGCGCCATGCTGGTCGAGGCGGCCTGGGCCGCGGCCAAGGCGCCCGGTCCACTGCATGCGTTTTTCGTGCGCATCCGCGCCCGGCGCGGCCATCAGATCGCCGCGGTGGCCGTGGCTCGCAAGCTCACTGTGCTCTGCTGGCATTTGTTGACGAGGGGCGAAGATTACCTGTGGGCGCGCCCAGCACTGGTCGCCAACAAGACCCGCGCGATGCAACTTCAAGCCGGACATCCGCAACAGAAAGGCAACCGGCGTGGACCAGCCTATGCCTACAACATCAAGTCGCTGCGCGACCGCGAGATGTTGATTGCCGCCCAGGCAGAGCAAAGCTACGAACGGTTCGTGTCACAATGGAAACCGCGGCGGCCAAAATCCGGGGCGCGGGCGCCTCAGCTCGGCAGGACAAAATAGGCAGTCCGGTGACGCTTGCAGCCGATGCGCTTCGCCACGAGGTCGCCCGCGCCCGACAACCATAATCGCCGCTGACGGCAAGTGCCAGCCAGGAATGCAATCCCGTTCCACACCAGCATGCCGCCGTGCTCGGGCCGGTCAAGGCCAAGCCTTGCGGTGGCCGCAAACGCGGCCAGCCTTGACCGCCCCTGCGCGCGGCGGCTGAGTGATCGGTGGCCGGGACGGAAGAATGACCCGCAGCGCGACCGAACAAAAGAATGAACTTACAGCGGTCCGCAATCGTCGTCTCGGTCTTGAAGAAATCGCTTGTTCATCTCATCCGTCGAGTGCAGCTTGGTCCGGTGCTGCGGTGGGAACGTCATGTAGGCGAGCACGTCGGTCTCGGCCTCGTCGAGGAAGCCGGCAAGCTTGGGCAGCTTGGGACGGAGCTGGTCGGAGACCTTGCGCCACTGCATTTTAGCGGCCTCGGCATCGTCCTGGGCAAACGCGGTTGCCGGCTGGCAAGCCAGATCGGGACACAGCCAGGGGCTTGCGCGAGTTATCGCAGAACTTCGGCTGGAGTGCTGCGCAGCTTGCCAGTGAGCTGAAGCTGGAGCGGACGCTGGTTTGGCGAGCGATGAACGATAGGCCTATCACAGAGACTGATGCAGCGCGTCTCATGATTGGATTGGGACGACTCTCGGTCGGAGCGGTCGGCTGTCGTGATGGCGCATATGCATGAAATCTGTTGCGTTTGTTGCCGCGTGCAGTTGAGGCATTCGAGGTCGACGACGCGGTTCGGACAAGGCGGTAGACCTGATGCGCTATATCGTCTCGAAGACCGCGACGCTGCCCTGGCTGGAGAGTTTTGCCGCGCGCATGGCGCCGGGGCCACTCGCTCTACGATCCGTTCGCCGGCACATGCACCGGTGTCCAGGCATTTCAAGCGGCTGGGCTATCGCATCTTCACGGGGGACGCTTTAAGTCTGTCCCACGCTATGCAGGTTGCGACCGTCCGTCTGAACAGGCGGCCCCGACTTCCGCTGACTTTCGACGCTTCGCGCCATCCGCTCACGTCGCGAGCCCACGACGCTCCAGAGCGTCTTCGCCTATCCGCCGCTGGCGCACCGTGTCAGCTCTCGTTTTGAATTCAACGCTGGTTCGGCCAGGCGTGAGTTTGTGCGTGCGTTCGACGCCTATCGGTCGCAAAACCTTCACGTCCTTGTCAGCTACAGTGACACGATTCATTCCGATCGCAGATCTCGCGGGACTCAACGAGAAAGTCCTCGCGGATGTTACGGTTT includes these proteins:
- a CDS encoding transposase; this encodes MYRPARTSCSRCLCPDGRTIRHDVEHRSGTLAPRNLIPVTNPIERLNGEIKRRTEVIGIFPNEDAIVRLIGAILLEQNDEWAVQRARYMTLETIAPLSDDPIVSLPAIAS
- a CDS encoding IS110 family transposase, whose product is MDVHRTFGEVVIWEDGILRHAGRVDMTRTALEGMGKSLRSTDDVVIEATGNSMAVSRVLAPFVARVIIANPLQVKAIAQAHVKTDKIDAGTLASLQAAGYLPQIWTPDAATERKRRLVARRYQVVRHRTRLKNEVHSILHAHLIPKCPHAYLFNARGRAWLAAQQLPDDERAAIDRHVRELDRLAEDLALLDREIAQDAIDDPPVNRLMTITGVNLAVAAGIVAAIGDISRFSSPQKLVSYFGLNPRVRQSGLGVAHHGRISKIGRSHARAMLVEAAWAAAKAPGPLHAFFVRIRARRGHQIAAVAVARKLTVLCWHLLTRGEDYLWARPALVANKTRAMQLQAGHPQQKGNRRGPAYAYNIKSLRDREMLIAAQAEQSYERFVSQWKPRRPKSGARAPQLGRTK